A window from Vanessa atalanta chromosome 18, ilVanAtal1.2, whole genome shotgun sequence encodes these proteins:
- the LOC125070816 gene encoding 3'(2'),5'-bisphosphate nucleotidase 1 isoform X1: MSTSVPLIVRLLASSVSVAGRAGKIVRDVMSKGELGIVEKAKDDYQTEADRSAQRCIIASLSAQYPKINIIGEEDNPDNEGDVCSDWLTIDADKEVLRLECPSELQGIKEEDIVVWVDPLDGTSEYTQGALMLKRDPWERWKMYLTHPLISIKWYLSLLQSHYGFLEHVTVLIGISVNEKPVAGVIHQPYYKNVGSENKTGRTIWGLQEIGVGGFTPAPPPNSLIITTTRSHSNPVVEKALQVMNASQILRVGGAGFKVLQLLEGKASVYVFASPGCKKWDTCAPEAILSAAGGKLTDILGHNYKYGASEPRPNKTGVLAAVNADLHNYALNRIPQELKEKLANK, encoded by the exons ATGTCAACAAGTGTTCCTTTAATTGTGAGGCTATTAGCATCATCTGTGTCTGTAGCTGGTAGAGCTGGTAAAATAGTAAGAGATGTTATGAGCAAGGGTGAACTTGGTATTGTAGAAAAG gcAAAAGACGACTACCAAACAGAAGCTGATAGATCAGCTCAGAGATGTATTATTGCGTCTTTGTCAGCTCAATAtccaaaaattaatattataggaGAAGAAGATAATCCTGATAATGAG GGTGATGTTTGTAGTGATTGGCTAACAATAGATGCTGATAAAGAAGTTTTACGCCTTGAATGCCCTTCGGAGTTGCAAGGCATTAAGGAAGAAGATATTGTAGTATGGGTGGATCCTCTCGATGGAACTTCTGAATACACCCAAG GTGCCCTTATGTTGAAGAGAGATCCTTGGGAAAGATGGAAAATGTATTTGACCCACCCACTTATAAGTATCAAGTGGTATTTAAGTTTACTACAGTCACACTATG GTTTCTTAGAACATGTGACAGTACTTATTGGTATATCAGTCAATGAAAAACCAGTTGCTGGTGTTATTCACCagccatattataaaaatgtcggAAGTGAAAACAAAACTGGTAGAACTATCTGGGGTCTGCAGGAAATTGGTGTCGGTGGATTTACCCCAGCTCCTCCACCAAACTCTCTTATTATCACAACAACAAGAAGTCATTCAAATCCAGTTGTAGAGAAAGCATTACAAGTAATGAATGCATCTCAGATTCTAAGAGTTGGTGGCGCAGGATTCAAG gtcTTACAATTGCTTGAAGGAAAAGCATCTGTTTATGTTTTTGCTAGCCCTGGCTGTAAAAAATGGGATACATGTGCCCCTGAAGCAATTCTTTCTGCTGCTGGTGGCAAATTAACTGACATCCTAGGTcacaattataaatatggaGCCTCAGAGCCGAGACCTAATAAAACTGGAGTGTTAGCTGCTGTTAATGCTGACCTTCATAACTATGCACTGAATCGAATACCACAAGAACTAAAAGAAAAACTAGCAAAtaagtga
- the LOC125070816 gene encoding 3'(2'),5'-bisphosphate nucleotidase 1 isoform X2, producing MSTSVPLIVRLLASSVSVAGRAGKIVRDVMSKGELGIVEKAKDDYQTEADRSAQRCIIASLSAQYPKINIIGEEDNPDNEGDVCSDWLTIDADKEVLRLECPSELQGIKEEDIVVWVDPLDGTSEYTQGFLEHVTVLIGISVNEKPVAGVIHQPYYKNVGSENKTGRTIWGLQEIGVGGFTPAPPPNSLIITTTRSHSNPVVEKALQVMNASQILRVGGAGFKVLQLLEGKASVYVFASPGCKKWDTCAPEAILSAAGGKLTDILGHNYKYGASEPRPNKTGVLAAVNADLHNYALNRIPQELKEKLANK from the exons ATGTCAACAAGTGTTCCTTTAATTGTGAGGCTATTAGCATCATCTGTGTCTGTAGCTGGTAGAGCTGGTAAAATAGTAAGAGATGTTATGAGCAAGGGTGAACTTGGTATTGTAGAAAAG gcAAAAGACGACTACCAAACAGAAGCTGATAGATCAGCTCAGAGATGTATTATTGCGTCTTTGTCAGCTCAATAtccaaaaattaatattataggaGAAGAAGATAATCCTGATAATGAG GGTGATGTTTGTAGTGATTGGCTAACAATAGATGCTGATAAAGAAGTTTTACGCCTTGAATGCCCTTCGGAGTTGCAAGGCATTAAGGAAGAAGATATTGTAGTATGGGTGGATCCTCTCGATGGAACTTCTGAATACACCCAAG GTTTCTTAGAACATGTGACAGTACTTATTGGTATATCAGTCAATGAAAAACCAGTTGCTGGTGTTATTCACCagccatattataaaaatgtcggAAGTGAAAACAAAACTGGTAGAACTATCTGGGGTCTGCAGGAAATTGGTGTCGGTGGATTTACCCCAGCTCCTCCACCAAACTCTCTTATTATCACAACAACAAGAAGTCATTCAAATCCAGTTGTAGAGAAAGCATTACAAGTAATGAATGCATCTCAGATTCTAAGAGTTGGTGGCGCAGGATTCAAG gtcTTACAATTGCTTGAAGGAAAAGCATCTGTTTATGTTTTTGCTAGCCCTGGCTGTAAAAAATGGGATACATGTGCCCCTGAAGCAATTCTTTCTGCTGCTGGTGGCAAATTAACTGACATCCTAGGTcacaattataaatatggaGCCTCAGAGCCGAGACCTAATAAAACTGGAGTGTTAGCTGCTGTTAATGCTGACCTTCATAACTATGCACTGAATCGAATACCACAAGAACTAAAAGAAAAACTAGCAAAtaagtga
- the LOC125070815 gene encoding 4-coumarate--CoA ligase 1, giving the protein MAVSIHNNIVYGPEERPIPAHLSFGQFVFDKLKNAGDNIAQICAETGESVTYRTILQNSVNLAVALQELGLKKGDVVALSSENRFEFTVASLAIIYCGGVLSTLNVTYSSGEISHIFGITKPKFIFTSPITAQNMYDCSQDLPHVEKIILFGEYDVIPAIFYNDLVKKHVNVDDFTLVDVNGVDDTVAVMCSSGTTGLPKGVMLTHVNFLTLCAHMKYYLETSQERKNHKVLSGLSLIPWFHAYGFITSFAVMCLNVKIVFLVRFDEEQFLETIQKYKINMTTIVPPLAVFLAKHPLVPKYDLTSLNEVWCGAAPLSREIQAAVSKRTGIGFIRQGYGLTEVTMACCVDLTNGEKMGSCGTPAPGMRIKVLDTETNAKLGPGKEGEIWIKSPLGMKGYMGDKASSDALVDKEGYIRTGDIGYYDDEGYFYIVDRLKELIKYKGFQVAPAELEALLLRHAGVADCGVVGRPDEAVGELPVAFVVPQPGVELSADEIVAYVASKVSPAKHLRGGIIFVEEIPKNPSGKILRRELRKLLSIKLNSKL; this is encoded by the exons atggcTGTGTCtatacataacaatatagtATATGGTCCGGAGGAACGTCCGATTCCAGCTCACTTATCCTTTGGTCAAtttgtatttgataaattaaagaatGCTGGTGACAATATTGCACAG ATCTGTGCCGAAACGGGCGAGTCTGTTACTTATAGAACTATTCTTCAAAATAGCGTTAACTTGGCTGTTGCACTTCAAGAGTTAGGGTTGAAAAAGGGAGATGTAGTTGCACTTAGCAGTGAAAATCGTTTTGAGTTTACTGTTGCATCTCTAGCAATTATTTACTGTGGTGGAGTTCTGTCAACTCTTAATGTTACTTATTCTTCTG GGGAAATTAGTCATATATTCGGAATTACTAAaccaaagtttatttttacatcacCAATCACTGCACAAAATATGTACGACTGTAGCCAAGATTTACCTCATGTTGAGAAAATTATTCTCTTCGGAGAGTATGATGTTATACCTGCTATCTTTTACAATGATTTGGTAAAGAAACATGTAAATGTGGATGACTTTACACTAGTGGATGTGAATGGAGTAGATGACACAGTTGCTGTAATGTGTTCCTCTGGAACCACAGGGTTACCGAAGGGTGTAATGCTTACACATGTTAATTTCCTCACTTTGTGTGCCCATATGAA GTACTATTTAGAGACTTCACAAGAAAGGAAAAACCATAAAGTGCTAAGTGGTCTGTCTCTGATACCATGGTTTCATGCATACGGTTTCATCACATCATTTGCTGTCATGTGTTTGaatgtaaaaattgtatttctgGTGAGATTTGATGAAGAGCAATTTTTggaaacaatacaaaaatacaag ATAAACATGACTACTATAGTGCCTCCATTAGCAGTGTTCCTGGCCAAGCATCCCCTTGTCCCCAAATATGATCTAACATCACTTAATGAAGTATGGTGCGGGGCAGCTCCACTGTCTAGGGAAATTCAGGCTGCTGTTTctaaaag aactgGAATTGGCTTTATTAGACAAGGATACGGTCTCACAGAGGTAACAATGGCATGTTGTGTGGATTTAACTAACGGGGAGAAAATGGGCTCATGTGGGACCCCTGCGCCTGGCATGAGAATAAAG gtaCTGGATACAGAAACTAATGCCAAGCTAGGTCCAGGAAAAGAGGGCGAAATATGGATTAAATCGCCTTTGGGCATGAAGGGTTACATGGGCGACAAAGCTTCCAGCGATGCACTGGTCGATAAAGAAGGATATATACGAACCGGCGATATTGGATACTACGATGATGAAGGATACTTTTATATCGTAGACAGATTAAAAGAACTTATCAAATATAAGGGATTCCAG GTGGCGCCCGCAGAATTGGAGGCGCTACTACTTCGTCACGCGGGCGTGGCGGACTGCGGCGTGGTGGGGCGGCCGGACGAGGCCGTCGGCGAGCTGCCCGTCGCCTTCGTGGTGCCGCAGCCGGGAGTGGAACTCAGCGCCGATGAAATCGTGGCCTACGTCGCGTCTAAG GTGTCGCCGGCCAAGCACTTGCGCGGTGGAATTATATTCGTTGAAGAAATACCAAAGAATCCATCTGGTAAAATTTTGAGAAGAGAATTAAGAAAATTGTTAAGCATCAAGTTAAATAGCAAATTGTGA